The segment CAAACTACCCCAGCTATTAATACCTGCCACTCCCATTTGTTTGAGATCTACATTAAGATGGTTAACTTTATCCTCCTCCAGTAGACGGGAATGCTCCTGCCCTTTCTCTGAAGCGGGATATAACTGCTCCTGGCTGTATGGTAAAACACTAACATTTAAAAGGTCATCTACGTAATTAATTCTAAATCCAACACTTTTGCCATTCGAAATCTGGGCCCACCGTACATCGGTTTTATTTCCAGATTCCTGTGGCCGGACGTATGGATGATATTGCTCTTTCACGCTACCTTCATAAATTCCAACCATTGCACTTGCCTTCCTGTCATCATAATTCTCCCAGGGACCTCTCCCATACCACCTAAAAGTATTTAAACTTTTAGGAAGGGTAAGGCTATTCCCAAACTTCAGTATCATAGAATGATTCGCCTCCACAACTTCAAAATTATTTTTCACCTGAAGTACACCATTATCATGGATTGTTATAGTTTGCACAAAACTGGCGTCTCCATCCAGAAGCTTATATTCTGAAACAATCTCATACCCCCCAGATGTGGTTTTGTAATGACTAAAGTTT is part of the Antarcticibacterium sp. 1MA-6-2 genome and harbors:
- a CDS encoding beta-galactosidase small subunit, with amino-acid sequence MLENDNLLDISQRNFSIKFDKNTGRFYDYTYKRNVLIEQGPELSLFRPLTDNDFGAALNRKVDYLKDPGMQLKNFSHYKTTSGGYEIVSEYKLLDGDASFVQTITIHDNGVLQVKNNFEVVEANHSMILKFGNSLTLPKSLNTFRWYGRGPWENYDDRKASAMVGIYEGSVKEQYHPYVRPQESGNKTDVRWAQISNGKSVGFRINYVDDLLNVSVLPYSQEQLYPASEKGQEHSRLLEEDKVNHLNVDLKQMGVAGINSWGSLPLEEYLGCPLKITPIPTLFLR